The genome window TGGTCATGTGAATATTCGTTACATGCTGAACACTGACTCACATAGTCCTTGACTTCACCTTGCATGTTCGGCCAGTACAGCGTGTCTCTGGCCTGTCTGTAACAGGCATCTCCTCCTACGTGGCTGGCGTGGATGCGTTTCAGCATCTCCGCGCGTAACGACTTTGGAATTATGACCCGCTGGCTTTTGAAGAGCACTCCATCTTGTGCGCTGATCTCGTCACGAATTGACCAGTACTCCCTGATCGCCAGAGGAGTATCCTCACGGAGATCTGGCCATCCCCTGAGCACTGCTGCCTTTAGCATCTGGAGGTTTTCATCCATCTCCGTGTGTTGTCTTATCTGCGCCAGGCGCTGTCTGGTGACATTCAGATAATCAGCCTGATTTATCTGTTCAGTGTCCTCCTGCGCCCTCTGCAGGCTACAAACTGCGTGTTTTGTGTAGCTCGTGTCCGTCCTCTGTAGTGGAGCCGTGGCTCTGCTCAACGTGTCACTGATGTGCATGTCTGGGCCCGGCTTGTACACTACCTTGAGGGTGTAGTTCTGAAGTGTGAGCAGCATGCTTTGGAGCCTCTTGGGTGCCGTGAGGAGAGGCTTGTTGAAAATCGAGATGAGTGGCTTGTGGTCCGTTTCTGTTGTGATCTCTCCACGCCCATACAGGTAATAGTGGAATCGCTGGCACGCAAACACGATGCTCAGACACTCCTTTTCGATTTGTGCATAGTTCTGTTCTGTCTGAGTTAGCGCCCGTGATGCAAACCCGACTGGCTGGCCCTCCTGCATCAGACAGCATCCAAGCCCCTTCTGGCTCGCATCACTCTGGATGGTGACTGGCTTGGTCACGTCGTAGTATCTCAGGAGCGGGGCTGCCGTGACCAGCCGCTTGACCTCCTTGACTGCAGCCTCGTGTTTAGGCAGCCAATGCCACGGGACGTCTTTGTCCAGCAGCCTCCGCAGTGGCTCACAGATGTCGGAGAGTCGTGGCATGAACTTTGCGAGATAGGTGACAAACCCTATGAACCGCTGGACTGCTTTGGCGTCGGTGGGGTGTGGCATGTCCTGGACTGCCCTGATCTTTTCTGGGTCTGCCTTGAGCCCCTCTGCTGACAGAATATGCCCATGAAACTTGACCTCTCTAAGCCTGAACTGCAGCTTCTTTAGACTCAATCTTAGCTTAACTTCTCTGCACCTCTCCATGAGCGCTATCAGTTTTGTGTCATGGTCCTGTATGGCCTCCTCATCTGTCTCCCCACACCCTACCACCAGTATGTCATCTGCGATTGGCTCTACACCAGCAAGCCCTGCCAGCAGCTCATGCTGCTTCCGCTGGTATACCTCTGGCGCTACTGACACACCAAACGGTAGCTTTAACCAGCGCTTCCTGCCCCACGGTGTCCAGAACGTAGTCATGTAACTACTGTCCTCATCTAGCCTACACTGTAAAAAGGCATCACGTGCGTCTACAAGGGTGAATATGCGCGCTTTAGGCAGCTTGTATAGCACATCCTCTAAGGTCGGCATTAGGTAATGTGACCTCTTCAGAGCTTGATTTAGAAACTTGGGGTCTATGCAGATCCTCACCTTGTCTGGCTGTCTGACTATCACCATGTTGCTAATCCACTCACTTGGCTCTGACACTGAGGCTAGGTGCCCATCTCGCTCATATTTATCTAGCTGAGCCTTGACTGCCTCTCTGAGTGCCACTGGCACATTGCGTGGGGGAGCCTGCACCGGGGCTATATCTTTGTCTAGCTCAAAATGAACCTCCCCTGGGACGGATTCGACTGGACTGTTAAAAACATCATCATATGTCATAACAAGGTGCTGCCTAGTTAGTGGCTCTGACCTGCTCTGCCCCACCATAAGCAGCTCCTGAGGGATGGTGAAGCGCATTAGGCCTAGCCGCTCACTGGTTTCGCCCGACAGCAGGGGTCTCTGCTTGCTTCTCACTATCTCGAACTCAAGCTTGTGTGTTTTGCCCCTCACTACACACTCTGTCCTGAATATCCCTATGGATTGCATCGTTTCGCCTGAATACAGTACCAATCTGGTCTGGCTCGGCCCTAACTCCACACCAGGCGCCAGTCTTCTCTTGTCTTGTATACTCATCACATTACAGGTCGCCCCTGAATCTAGCTGGCACCTCTGAGACCCACCATTCACTCTTATGTTAGCAAACCATTTCCTCCCACCGCCCTGGACTGCACCTATGCTCTCTGTTGTGTAGATGTGGGCCTCTGTGCTGTCCCTGACCATATCCTCCTGGACCTCAGCCTCTGCTATGTTCAATTGTCGGGCTTGTCTCCCCTTCAGGCACACCTTAGCGAAATGATTTGCTGTTCCGCAATTGCGGCAGTTCTTCCCATATGCTGGGCAAAGTTCACGTCCGCGCTTGTGCATGTTGCCACAATATCTACATGCAGCACCCTCACTCTGTGCCTGATTCTGAAACTTGCTAAAGTGTTCCTGCTTAGATGTTGGTCGCGGCCGCCGGCCATCTGTCGCATGCACTGCCTCCAGCGGCCTGTCCTGTGCCATCGTCTTCAACCTGATATCCGTCATTTCAGCAGCTCTGCATATTTCGATGGCTGATGTCAGCGTGAGATCCTTCTCTCTGAGCATGCGACGCCGCACACCCTCATCACTGACACCCAACACCACTCTGTCTCTTATAAGTTCCtctccgagttggccatactcacaGGAAGCAGCTTTTTCCCTCAGCCTCGTTACAAACGCATCAATGGGCTCCCCTTCATCTTGCTTGCAGTTGCCGAAAACGTATCTCTCGAATATTACATTTCTGGCTGGCTTGAAATACGCACCGAGACTCTCGAGGATGACGTCCACGTCCTTCTGCTGGTCCGCCGTGAGTCCCAGGTTATGCTTGTATATGTGGCGGCATTCAGCGCCCATCACTCGTCGCAGGGTTGCTGCCTGCACTTCCTTTGATTTTTCTTTTAGTCCTGATGCCAGAATATAATCCTCAAATTCGGCTCTAAAATTGTCCCAATTACTTGTGATATCGCCACTCAGCTTCATTTCCTCCGGTGGTGGTATGCTGGAAGCCATGGTGAAGCTATCGCTGTTAGCCTAGCTTGTTGCTAACGGCTAAATCTCCCGTCTTCGCCTCCACtgctccttctttttttttttttttttttttttactttcgtgTGTGCCGTCAGTGCAGCACGACAACACACAACCCTCAAACTTTGGGTCTAGCCACTTCTGACGCCATGTTCTAGTATATAGTTGGGACAGGAGACAATAGTGTGTAACTCATTCAGTGGTCTTTATTGCATCTGATGGCCCGGACGTAAACACAACACACACTTCCTGCTAGCTGCTGGGACATACCATTCTGTTAGGGGTGCAACCCTTACTCGCCTATAACAAAGGTTCATGTTATGGAATTTGTCGGccatgttttttgtttacttttgactCGGACAATTAGAGGTTGGAAAAAAAGGATATTTCACGGTAGTTATATCACCTTTTTTTTCTCCGAAATATGcacatttaaaaaaggaaaataacttatagtaataataatacatgttatttatAAGCACGCAATATAAAAAAAAGAGTAAGATAAAAGTCGAGTAAAATAGTGAGGGAGgttggtttggagtgtagaagagagtttatttctttattagttattatttattattattatcattattactattattatttattattattattattatttattatttattgttagatccactatgtactggactttcacactattatgttagatccactatggactggactctcacactattatgttagatccactatggactggacgttcacactattatgttagatccactatagactggactctcacacaattatgttagatccactatggactggactctcaaactattatgttagatccactatggactggactctcacaatattttgctagatccactatggactggactctcacactattatgttagatccactatggactggactctcacactattatgttagatccactatggactggactctcacactattatgttagatccactatggactggactctgtcactattatgttagatccactatggactggactctcactatattatgttagatccactatggactggactctcactattatgttagatccactatggactgaactctcacactattatgttagatccactatggactggactcccacaatattatgttagatccactatggactggactctcacactattatgttagatccactatggactggactctcacactattatgttagattcactatggactggactctcacaatattatgttagatccactatggactggactctcacactattatgttagatccactatggactggactctcacactattatgttagatccactatggactggactctcacactattatgttagatccactatggactggactcacataatattatgttagatccactatgggctggactctcacactattatgttagatccactaaggactggactctcacactattatgttagatccactatggactggaccctcacactattatgttagatccactatggactggactctcacactattatgttagatccactatggactggactcacactattatgttagatccactatggactgaactctcacactattatgttagatccaatatggactggactctcacaatattatgttatatccactatggactggactctctcactattatgttagatccactatggactggactctcacaatattatgttatatccactatggactggactctctcactattatgttagatccactatggactggactctctcactattatgttagatccactatggactggactctcacactattatgttagatccactatggactggactctcacactattatgttagatccactatggactggactctcacaatattatgttagatccactatggactggactctcacaatattatgttagatccactatgggctgtactctcacactattatgttagatccactatggactggactctcacaatattatgttagatccactatgggctgtactctcactatattatgttagatccactatggactggactctcactattatgttagatccactatggactggactctcacactattatgttagatccactatgggctggactctcacactattatgttagatccactatggactggactctcactattatgttagatccactatggactggactctcacactattatgttatatccactatggactggactctcacactattatgttatatccactatggactggactctcactatattatgttagatccactatggactgggctctcacaatattatgttatatccactatggactggacgttcacactattatgttagatccactatggactggactctcacactattatgttagatccactatggactggactctcacaatattatgttatatccactatggactggacgttcacactattatgttagatctactatggactggactctcacactattatgttagatccactatggactggactctcactatattatgttatatccactatggactggactctcacactattatgttagatccactatggactggactctcactatattatgttagatccactatggactgggctctcacaatattatgttatatccactatggactggacgttcacactattatgttagatccactatggactggactctcacactattatgttagatccactatggactggactctcacaatattatgttatatccactatggactggacgttcacactattatgttagatccactatggactggactctcacaatattatgttatatccactatggactggacgttcacactattatgttagatccactatggactggactctcacactattatgttagatccactatggactggactctcacactattatgttagatccactatggactggactctctcactattatgttagatccactatggactggactctcacactattatgttagatccactatggactggactctcacaatattatgttagatccactatggactggactctctcactattatgttagatccactatggactggactctctcactattatgctagatccactatggactggactttcacactattatgttagatccactatggactggactctctcactattatgttagatccactatggactggactctcacaatattatgttatatccactatggactggactctcacactattatgttagatccactatggactggactctcacactattatgttagatccactatggactggactctctcactattatgttagatccactatggactggactctctcactattatgttagatccactatggactggactctcacactattatgttagatccactatggactggactctctcactattatgttagatccactatggactggactctctcactattatgctagatccactcgacgtccattgcatctgggTGAGGGTTAATTTATTTAACCCACTAGTTGAGTtaagctaactcaatgttggttgattcataacccaactattgggttgaatttatttacatctgcggtcccctccaaggtttctcattgtcatcccattaggttgagtttttccttgccctgatgtgggatctgagccgaggatgtcgttgtggcttgtgcagccctttgagacactcgtgatttagggctatatgagtaaACATTGATTAGTTGATTGATTGTGGTCTTCTGCAGGCACTTCCACGGTGATCTGCAAGCCTCTGGTGATCGACAACCAGCTCTTCATCATCGTGGCCCAGCTGTTCGGCGGCTCCCACATCTACAAGCGCGACACGTCGGCCAACAAGTTCATCAAGCTCCAGGGCATCGACATCCTGAAGATCCGCAAGCCCAACGACGTGGAGACCTTCCGCATCGACGGCGAGTCCTTCTTCGTGGTGGCCGACAGCTCCAAGGCGGGCTCCACCACCATCTACAAGTGGAACGGCAACGGCTTCTACTCGCACCAGTCGCTCCACCCCTGGTACCGCGACACGGACGTGGAGTACGTGGACATCTCGTCCAAGCCTCACCTCATCCTGTCCAGCAGCTCCCAGAGGCCCGTCATCTACCAGTGGAACAAGGGCAGCAAGCTCTTCGAGAGACGCACCGACATCCCGGAGATGGAGGACGTCTACGCCGTCAAGCACTTCCTGGTCAAGGCGGAGCTCTTCATCTGCCTGACGCGCTTCATCGGCGACTCCAAGGTGATGCGCTGGGACGGCGCCCTCTTCCGGGAGCTGCAGACCGTGCCCTCGCGCGGCTCCATGGTCTTCCAGCCCTTCACGGTGGGCAGCTGGCAGTACGCCATCCTGGGCAGCGACTACTCCTTCACGCAGGTGTACCGCTGGGACGCCAAGAAGGGCCAGTTCGCGCACTTCCAGGAGCTCAACATCCAGGCGCCGCGGGCCTTCACGCCCGTCTCCATCGACAACCGCCAGTTCCTGCTGGCGTCCAGCTTCAAGGGGAAAACGCAGATCTACGAGCACCTGGTCATCGACCTCAGCGACTGAGCGGCGCACTCGCGTGGTCTCCTTTAACCAAGTGCATTTCAAACACATTTTACGGCGACGGGGTGAGGTCAGGGTTCTTCATCCATGCATGCCTGCCTTTATGGACCTGGAAGATGAACACTTAGGATGACATCATGCCTTGGGTGACCCCTTATTGAGTTAAAAAACACAACTctcatgtgtcccaatacttttgtccttgGTGTGCAATGCAATTGAGTTGAGCCTCGAAAATCGAATCCGCGTGTCCCGATACTTTAGAACGGCATTCTGGGAAAATATGCCTCAGTCAGCAACTTCAAGAAACGAAAAAGGTGACAATAAccctacacactaaaaaatgttgggttaaaaaataacccaattttaacccaacttctggttcagaaaaggacgaaccccttatttgagttattttaactcaacattttgggttaatttttccaacccaacttttgcgttgaattatttaaccaaaaggtttagttatgataacttaatgttgggttattcccaacccaactattgggttgaattatttaaaccacaagttgagttatgctaactcaatgttggttgattcataacccaactattgggttgcatttatttaacccaaaagctgagttatgctaagTCAGTGTTATTTgagtcataacccaactattgggttgaatttatttaacccaaaagttgagttaagctaactcaatgttggttgattcataacccaactattgggttgcatttatttaacccaaaagctgagttatgctaagTCAGTGTTATTTgagtcataacccaactattgggttgaatttatttaacccaaaagttgagttaagctaactcaatgttggttgattcataacccaactattgggttgaattatttaaaccacaagttgagttatgctaactcagtgttggttgattcataacccaacagttgggttgaattatttaaccccaaaagttgagttatgctaactcaacgtTGGTTGATttttaacccaactattgggttgaattatttaaccccagaagttgagttatgctaactcaatgttggttgattcataacccaacaattgggttgaattatttaaccccaaaagttgagttatgctaactcaatgttggttgattcataactcaATTATTGGGTtgaaattatttaacccaaaaagttaagttattctaactcaatgttggttgtttcataacccaactattgggttgaatctaTTTAACCCAAACATTGAGTTATGCTaagtcaatgttggttgattcataacccaactattggg of Entelurus aequoreus isolate RoL-2023_Sb linkage group LG09, RoL_Eaeq_v1.1, whole genome shotgun sequence contains these proteins:
- the LOC133657120 gene encoding leucine-rich glioma-inactivated protein 1-like, with product MDPTSRRASPWLVVLALTCAGLQVDCKRARQPRCPASCTCTKDNALCESTGLIPRAFPPDVISLSFVKSEFTEIPKESFIHTPALHLLLFTANNLEAINEDAFLGLPHLEYLFIENNQINSISPYAFRGLKTLVHLSLAYNNLETLPKDLFKGLEALTKVDLRGNQFTCDCKLKWLVEWIYSTNATVDQMYCKGPSALQDKGINNLMPQAFDCITTEFASYQSLKFESISVEAFSFGDDQFVVYAQPFIGKCSFMEWDHVEMVFRNFDDIDSTSTVICKPLVIDNQLFIIVAQLFGGSHIYKRDTSANKFIKLQGIDILKIRKPNDVETFRIDGESFFVVADSSKAGSTTIYKWNGNGFYSHQSLHPWYRDTDVEYVDISSKPHLILSSSSQRPVIYQWNKGSKLFERRTDIPEMEDVYAVKHFLVKAELFICLTRFIGDSKVMRWDGALFRELQTVPSRGSMVFQPFTVGSWQYAILGSDYSFTQVYRWDAKKGQFAHFQELNIQAPRAFTPVSIDNRQFLLASSFKGKTQIYEHLVIDLSD